The Macaca thibetana thibetana isolate TM-01 chromosome 11, ASM2454274v1, whole genome shotgun sequence genome window below encodes:
- the TPCN1 gene encoding two pore channel protein 1 isoform X3, which yields MNYQEAAIYLQEGENNDKFFTHPKDAKALAAYLFAHNHLFYLMELATALLLLLLSLCEAPAVPALRLGIYVHATLELFALMVVVFELCMKLRWLGLHTFIRHKRTMVKTSVLVVQFVEAIVVLVRQMSHVRVTRALRCIFLVDCRYCGGIRRNLRQIFQSLPPFMDILLLLLFFMIIFAILGFYLFSPNPSDPYFSTLENSIVSLFVLLTTANFPDVMMPSYSRNPWSCVFFIVYLSIELYFIMNLLLAVVFDTFNDIEKRKFKSLLLHKRTAIQHAYRLLVSQRRPAGISYRQFEGLMRFYKPRMSARERYLTFKALNQNNTPLLSLKDFYDIYEVAALKWKAKKNREHWFDELPRTALLIFKGINILVKSKAFQYFMYLVVAVNGVWILVETFMLKGGNFFSKHVPWSYLVFLTIYGVELFLKVAGLGPVEYLSSGWNLFDFSVTVFAFLGLLALALNMEPFYFIVVLRPLQLLRLFKLKERYRNVLDTMFELLPRMASLGLTLLIFYYSFAIVGMEFFCGIVFPNCCNTSTVADAYRWRNHTVGNRTVVEEGYYYLNNFDNILNSFVTLFELTVVNNWYIIMEGVTSQTSHWSRLYFMTFYIVTMVVMTIIVAFILEAFVFRMNYSRKNQDSEVDGGITLEKEISKEELVAVLELYREAQGASSDVTRLLETLSQMERYQQRSMVFLGRRSRTKSDLSLKMYQEEIQEWYEEHAREQEQQRQLSSSAAPATEQPPSSRQRSQTVT from the exons GTCCACGCCACCCTGGAGCTATTCGCCCTGATGGTGGTAGTGTTTGAACTCTGCATGAAGTTACGCTGGCTGGGCCTCCACACCTTCATCCGGCACAAGCGGACCATGGTCAAG ACCTCGGTGCTGGTGGTGCAGTTTGTCGAGGCCATCGTGGTGTTGGTACGGCAGATGTCCCATGTGCGGGTGACCCGAGCACTACGCTGCATTTTCCTGGTGGACTGTCGGTATTGCGGTGGCATCCGGCG CAACCTGCGGCAGATCTTCCAGTCCCTGCCGCCCTTCATGGAcatcctcctgctgctgctgttctTCATGATCATCTTCGCCATCCTCG GTTTCTACTTGTTCTCCCCTAACCCTTCAGACCCC TACTTCAGCACCCTGGAGAACAGCATCGTCAGTCTGTTCGTCCTTCTGACCACAGCCAA TTTCCCAGATGTGATGATGCCCTCCTACTCCCGGAACCCCTGGTCCTGTGTCTTCTTCATCGTGTACCTCTCCATCGAGCTGTACTTCATCATGAACCTG CTTCTGGCTGTGGTGTTCGACACCTTCAATGACATTGAGAAACGCAAGTTCAAGTCGTTGCTACTGCACAAGCGAACCGCCATCCAGCATGCCTACCGCCTGCTCGTCAGCCAGAGG AGGCCCGCCGGCATCTCCTACAGGCAGTTTGAAGGCCTCATGCGCTTCTACAAGCCCCGGATGAGTGCCAGGGAGCGCTATCTTACCTTCAAGGCCCTGAATCAGAACAACACACCTCTGCTCAG CCTAAAGGACTTTTACGATATCTACGAAGTTGCGGCTTTGAAGTGGAAG gccaagaaaaacagagagcacTGGTTTGATGAGCTTCCCAGGACGGCGCTCCTCATCTTCAAAG GCATTAATATCCTTGTGAAGTCCAAGGCCTTCCAGTATTTCATGT ACTTGGTGGTGGCAGTCAACGGGGTCTGGATCCTCGTGGAGACGTTTATGCTGAAAG GTGGGAACTTCTTCTCCAAGCACGTGCCCTGGAGTTACCTCGTCTTTCTAACTA TCTATGGGGTGGAGCTGTTCCTGAAGGTCGCCGGCCTGGGCCCTGTGGAGTACTTGTCCTCCGGATGGAACTT GTTTGACTTCTCCGTGACAGTGTTCGCCTTCCTGGGACTGCTGGCGCTGGCCCTCAACATGGAGCCCTTCTATTTCATCGTGGTCCTGCGCCCCCTCCAGCTGTTGAG GCTGTTTAAGTTGAAAGAGCGCTACCGCAACGTGCTGGACACCATGTTCGAGCTGCTGCCCCGGATGGCCAG CCTGGGCCTCACTCTGCTCATCTTTTACTACTCCTTCGCCATCGTGGGCATGGAGTTCTTCTGCGGGATCGTCTTCCCCAACTGCTGCAA CACGAGTACAGTGGCAGACGCCTACCGCTGGCGCAACCACACTGTGGGCAACAGGACCGTGGTGGAGGAAGGCTACTATTATCTCAATAATTTTGACAACATCCTCAACAGCTTTG TGACCCTGTTTGAGCTCACAGTTGTCAACAACTGGTACATCATCATG GAAGGCGTCACCTCTCAGACCTCCCACTGGAGCCGCCTCTACTTCATGACCTTTTACATTGTGACCATG GTGGTGATGACGATCATTGTCGCCTTCATCCTCGAGGCCTTCGTCTTCCGAATGAACTACAGCCGCAAGAACCAGGACTCGGAAG tTGATGGTGGCATCACCCTTGAGAAGGAAATCTCCAAAGAAGAGCTGGTTGCTGTCCTGGAGCTCTACCGGGAGGCACAGGGGGCCTCCTCGGACGTCACCCGGCTGCTGGAGACCCTCTCCCAGATGGAGAGATACCAG CAACGTTCCATGGTGTTTCTGGGACGGCGATCAAGGACCAAGAGCGACTTGAGCCTGAAGATGTACCAGGAAGAGATCCAG GAGTGGTACGAGGAGCATGCCAGGGAGCAGGAGCAGCAGCGACAGCTCAGCAGCAGCGCAGCGCCCGCCACCGAGCAGCCCCCCAGCAGCCGCCAGCGCTCCCAGACTGTTACCTAG
- the TPCN1 gene encoding two pore channel protein 1 isoform X4, which produces MELATALLLLLLSLCEAPAVPALRLGIYVHATLELFALMVVVFELCMKLRWLGLHTFIRHKRTMVKTSVLVVQFVEAIVVLVRQMSHVRVTRALRCIFLVDCRYCGGIRRNLRQIFQSLPPFMDILLLLLFFMIIFAILGFYLFSPNPSDPYFSTLENSIVSLFVLLTTANFPDVMMPSYSRNPWSCVFFIVYLSIELYFIMNLLLAVVFDTFNDIEKRKFKSLLLHKRTAIQHAYRLLVSQRRPAGISYRQFEGLMRFYKPRMSARERYLTFKALNQNNTPLLSLKDFYDIYEVAALKWKAKKNREHWFDELPRTALLIFKGINILVKSKAFQYFMYLVVAVNGVWILVETFMLKGGNFFSKHVPWSYLVFLTIYGVELFLKVAGLGPVEYLSSGWNLFDFSVTVFAFLGLLALALNMEPFYFIVVLRPLQLLRLFKLKERYRNVLDTMFELLPRMASLGLTLLIFYYSFAIVGMEFFCGIVFPNCCNTSTVADAYRWRNHTVGNRTVVEEGYYYLNNFDNILNSFVTLFELTVVNNWYIIMEGVTSQTSHWSRLYFMTFYIVTMVVMTIIVAFILEAFVFRMNYSRKNQDSEVDGGITLEKEISKEELVAVLELYREAQGASSDVTRLLETLSQMERYQQRSMVFLGRRSRTKSDLSLKMYQEEIQEWYEEHAREQEQQRQLSSSAAPATEQPPSSRQRSQTVT; this is translated from the exons GTCCACGCCACCCTGGAGCTATTCGCCCTGATGGTGGTAGTGTTTGAACTCTGCATGAAGTTACGCTGGCTGGGCCTCCACACCTTCATCCGGCACAAGCGGACCATGGTCAAG ACCTCGGTGCTGGTGGTGCAGTTTGTCGAGGCCATCGTGGTGTTGGTACGGCAGATGTCCCATGTGCGGGTGACCCGAGCACTACGCTGCATTTTCCTGGTGGACTGTCGGTATTGCGGTGGCATCCGGCG CAACCTGCGGCAGATCTTCCAGTCCCTGCCGCCCTTCATGGAcatcctcctgctgctgctgttctTCATGATCATCTTCGCCATCCTCG GTTTCTACTTGTTCTCCCCTAACCCTTCAGACCCC TACTTCAGCACCCTGGAGAACAGCATCGTCAGTCTGTTCGTCCTTCTGACCACAGCCAA TTTCCCAGATGTGATGATGCCCTCCTACTCCCGGAACCCCTGGTCCTGTGTCTTCTTCATCGTGTACCTCTCCATCGAGCTGTACTTCATCATGAACCTG CTTCTGGCTGTGGTGTTCGACACCTTCAATGACATTGAGAAACGCAAGTTCAAGTCGTTGCTACTGCACAAGCGAACCGCCATCCAGCATGCCTACCGCCTGCTCGTCAGCCAGAGG AGGCCCGCCGGCATCTCCTACAGGCAGTTTGAAGGCCTCATGCGCTTCTACAAGCCCCGGATGAGTGCCAGGGAGCGCTATCTTACCTTCAAGGCCCTGAATCAGAACAACACACCTCTGCTCAG CCTAAAGGACTTTTACGATATCTACGAAGTTGCGGCTTTGAAGTGGAAG gccaagaaaaacagagagcacTGGTTTGATGAGCTTCCCAGGACGGCGCTCCTCATCTTCAAAG GCATTAATATCCTTGTGAAGTCCAAGGCCTTCCAGTATTTCATGT ACTTGGTGGTGGCAGTCAACGGGGTCTGGATCCTCGTGGAGACGTTTATGCTGAAAG GTGGGAACTTCTTCTCCAAGCACGTGCCCTGGAGTTACCTCGTCTTTCTAACTA TCTATGGGGTGGAGCTGTTCCTGAAGGTCGCCGGCCTGGGCCCTGTGGAGTACTTGTCCTCCGGATGGAACTT GTTTGACTTCTCCGTGACAGTGTTCGCCTTCCTGGGACTGCTGGCGCTGGCCCTCAACATGGAGCCCTTCTATTTCATCGTGGTCCTGCGCCCCCTCCAGCTGTTGAG GCTGTTTAAGTTGAAAGAGCGCTACCGCAACGTGCTGGACACCATGTTCGAGCTGCTGCCCCGGATGGCCAG CCTGGGCCTCACTCTGCTCATCTTTTACTACTCCTTCGCCATCGTGGGCATGGAGTTCTTCTGCGGGATCGTCTTCCCCAACTGCTGCAA CACGAGTACAGTGGCAGACGCCTACCGCTGGCGCAACCACACTGTGGGCAACAGGACCGTGGTGGAGGAAGGCTACTATTATCTCAATAATTTTGACAACATCCTCAACAGCTTTG TGACCCTGTTTGAGCTCACAGTTGTCAACAACTGGTACATCATCATG GAAGGCGTCACCTCTCAGACCTCCCACTGGAGCCGCCTCTACTTCATGACCTTTTACATTGTGACCATG GTGGTGATGACGATCATTGTCGCCTTCATCCTCGAGGCCTTCGTCTTCCGAATGAACTACAGCCGCAAGAACCAGGACTCGGAAG tTGATGGTGGCATCACCCTTGAGAAGGAAATCTCCAAAGAAGAGCTGGTTGCTGTCCTGGAGCTCTACCGGGAGGCACAGGGGGCCTCCTCGGACGTCACCCGGCTGCTGGAGACCCTCTCCCAGATGGAGAGATACCAG CAACGTTCCATGGTGTTTCTGGGACGGCGATCAAGGACCAAGAGCGACTTGAGCCTGAAGATGTACCAGGAAGAGATCCAG GAGTGGTACGAGGAGCATGCCAGGGAGCAGGAGCAGCAGCGACAGCTCAGCAGCAGCGCAGCGCCCGCCACCGAGCAGCCCCCCAGCAGCCGCCAGCGCTCCCAGACTGTTACCTAG